Below is a window of Geminocystis sp. M7585_C2015_104 DNA.
TTGGGGTGTTAGAATAACTAAAAAACCGTCTGTGTTGGGATCCTGAGACACTATTTCTAGGGTTTTAGCATAACGCTCTGGGGTAGCATCCCCTAGAATATCAATGGGGTTGCCGTGACTCCAATGGGGCGGTAGTATTTCATTCAAGGCGGCCATAGTAGTTTCACTCAACTCGGCTAGCTTGCCTTTCCCCCAGGTGAGGGCATCTGTCGCCAGTACTCCCGGTCCCCCGGCATTTGTTACAATGGTCAAACGATTACCCTTTGGGCGGGGCTGCTTGGCTAACAAGTCTGCCATGTTGAATATTTCTTTTACTGTATCTACTTGTAATACGCCACAACGACGGAAAGCAGCCGCCAAGACCCTATCACTACTACTCATGGCGCCGGTGTGGGAGGCAGCAGCTTTAGCGGCCTCAGTGGTGCGTCCTCCTTTGATTACAATAATGGGTTTGGATAGGGCCACTTCTCTAGCAGCGGAGATGAATGAACGGGCATCCCCCACTGATTCCATATATATTACTATACTCTGGGTGAGGGGATCATCGCCAAAATAGTAGATCAAATCTCCCCATCCGACGTCTAACATGGAGCCTATGGAGATAAAGGCACTAAACCCCAGATTTTCCCTTAAACTCCAGTCTAGAATAGCTGTACAAAAGGCTCCACTTTGACTGATAAATGCCACATTGCCTTTTAGGGGGTTACTGCTGGCAAAACTGGCATTTAAGCCGGTGGGAGGACAGATCAAACCGAGGCAGTTGGGCCCTATAATTCTAAGATTGCCCTTTCTAGCTTCTTTTAGTATCTGCTGTTCTAATTGTAACCCACTGGGGCCTATTTCCTTAAAACCGGCGGAGATAATAATTGCCCCTTTCACGCCTACTTCCACACACTGCCTAATTATATCTGGTACAGTGGCTGCCGGTGTAGCGATAACTGCTAATTCTACGGGCTCTGGTACATCCTTTATGGTAGGATAGGCCTTAATGCCCATTACGTTTTTGCGGTTGGGATTGACGGGATATACTGTACCACCGAAGGGGTGACTTATGAGATTCCAAAGTAGGGTGCGCCCTACACTTCTCTCTTTTTCCGAGGCGCCAATCAAGGCTACTGATTTTGGTGCGAACATGAAACTGAGGGGGTTGTGATGGTAGCGCATCACATCGTGGGATTTATCCTTTAGCATAATAATTGCCTTCCCTATCCCTAGTTGGACACCTTTAGCTTAACTCAGATGCCCCCCATCTCCACCAAAATTAACAACAATTTCACACAGCCGCTATTGTGCTACTACCAAGAGGGTTTGTAGGGTTGCATCTGTGACTCCGGTAATGGTACTTCCCTGGTGTATTATTTCCTGCAAGTATTGGATAGTTTCCCGGGAAATCAATTCTCCTGGTAAGATTAAAGGTATGCCGGGGGGGTATGGGCAGATAGTTTCGCCGCTGACGCAATTGATAGCCTCTGAGAGTTTCACCCTGGTTTTTTTCTTGGCAAAGAAGGCTTGGCGAGGAGTCATAACGAGTGGGGGATTGGGTGGTGGTGGTGGCAGAAAGGATTGTTTTTTTGCCTGTCGGTATTGGGATAGTTGCCTAAAGCCGTTTATCAACTCCTCAATGTCTTTTTTGCAGTTGCCAGGGGAGATGATAAAGGTTAGAGTTTTCAAGGCAGGCAATTCACAAATTACCCCAATACTGCGGAGTATGTCATCTGCCTGGTAGCCCGTCAACCCTAAATCCGCCACCTTTACTGTCAGACGTGTGGAATCTAAATCGAAGAAGTCATCCCGTGTTTCCCTTAACTCCAATACTGGTAGATAATCCAGTTGCTTGAGATGATTACGGGCAAAAGAGGCTAGGTTTACCGTTTGTGCCATCAAAGCCTCCCCTCTGGTTGCCATTTGACTTCTAGCAGCATCCAGGGAGGCTAACAGTAAATAATTGGGGCTAGAAGACTGAACTAACTGTAGTGCAGCGGTGATAAAGTTGGGACTGACTATATTCCCCTGAAGGTGAAGCATAGCTGCCTGAGTCATCGCCCCTAGCACTTTGTGGGTGGACTGAATTACTAT
It encodes the following:
- a CDS encoding CoA-binding protein; protein product: MLKDKSHDVMRYHHNPLSFMFAPKSVALIGASEKERSVGRTLLWNLISHPFGGTVYPVNPNRKNVMGIKAYPTIKDVPEPVELAVIATPAATVPDIIRQCVEVGVKGAIIISAGFKEIGPSGLQLEQQILKEARKGNLRIIGPNCLGLICPPTGLNASFASSNPLKGNVAFISQSGAFCTAILDWSLRENLGFSAFISIGSMLDVGWGDLIYYFGDDPLTQSIVIYMESVGDARSFISAAREVALSKPIIVIKGGRTTEAAKAAASHTGAMSSSDRVLAAAFRRCGVLQVDTVKEIFNMADLLAKQPRPKGNRLTIVTNAGGPGVLATDALTWGKGKLAELSETTMAALNEILPPHWSHGNPIDILGDATPERYAKTLEIVSQDPNTDGFLVILTPQDMTDPTGTAIALTKAAEKVKGKPILASWMGGNSVAEGIEILNRANIYTQPYPDDAARLFNLMWRYSYNLKGLYETPSLSESSLVYNNSHRTEVNNIIEKAHSQNRTLLTEYESKRLLSIYGIPTVETFTATTVEEAIGIA
- a CDS encoding aminotransferase class I/II-fold pyridoxal phosphate-dependent enzyme, with the translated sequence MNQDQMPLVTKLAEVAGRREAVFCTPGHKKGRGINPTLRELLGEAVFRHDLPELPELDNLFHPTGVIQQAQQLAAETFGASQTWFLANGTTCGVIAAIIATCGEGKKIILPRNAHQSAIFGLILSGATPIFLTPAYDANFDLCYNLSPPQIANALAANPDTSAVLLVSPTYHGICADLTTIAHFVHQYNIPLIVDEAHGAHFSFHPSLPKSALACGADIVIQSTHKVLGAMTQAAMLHLQGNIVSPNFITAALQLVQSSSPNYLLLASLDAARSQMATRGEALMAQTVNLASFARNHLKQLDYLPVLELRETRDDFFDLDSTRLTVKVADLGLTGYQADDILRSIGVICELPALKTLTFIISPGNCKKDIEELINGFRQLSQYRQAKKQSFLPPPPPNPPLVMTPRQAFFAKKKTRVKLSEAINCVSGETICPYPPGIPLILPGELISRETIQYLQEIIHQGSTITGVTDATLQTLLVVAQ